From Ipomoea triloba cultivar NCNSP0323 chromosome 5, ASM357664v1, the proteins below share one genomic window:
- the LOC116019188 gene encoding cytosolic sulfotransferase 12-like → MAAPSDDSNISKTFENKFLQKDSYAEELRELMDSLPKEKGWITPDMYNYKGFWLGSIHLQGALRCQKHFQAQDYDIMLCSLQKTGTTWLKSLLFALITRKQYFPAAISQQQIHPLLTKNPHELIPGIEFYYAIENSPDFPMNNGRRILSTHLPGALLPKSVWESKCKLIYLCRNQKDTVVSFWHFMNKRRSSELGGAEAMPFPEAFDRYCRGEFQFGPFWDHMLGYWKESLENPSKVLFLKYEEIKEEPDVHLKRIAAFLDCPFSEEEKECGVVDGILRLCSFESLSNLEVNKTGKTIFRQTGNHAFFRKGKVGDWRNHMSDEMANKLDQIVDEKFKGTGQPERRVKEQATRG, encoded by the exons ATGGCCGCACCATCTGATGATTCTAATATCTCAAAGACATTTGAGaataaatttttacaaaaagATTCATACGCTGAAGAGTTGAGAGAATTGATGGATTCACTACCCAAAGAGAAAGGTTGGATCACTCCAGATATGTACAACTACAAAGGCTTTTGGCTGGGTTCCATTCACTTGCAAGGTGCTCTTAGATGTCAAAAACACTTCCAAGCTCAAGATTATGATATTATGCTATGTAGCCTCCAAAAAACCGGCACAACCTGGCTGAAATCTCTATTATTTGCCTTGATCACTCGAAAACAGTACTTCCCTGCAGCTATATCACAGCAGCAAATCCACCCTTTGCTCACAAAAAATCCCCATGAACTTATTCCAGGCATTGAATTTTATTATGCAATAGAAAACAGCCCTGATTTCCCAATGAATAACGGGCGGAGGATATTGTCTACGCATTTACCAGGAGCGTTGTTGCCAAAATCGGTATGGGAATCGAAATGCAAGCTCATTTATCTGTGCAGAAACCAAAAGGACACGGTGGTGTCGTTTTGGCACTTCATGAATAAGAGGAGGAGTAGTGAGCTTGGAGGCGCGGAAGCTATGCCGTTTCCAGAGGCATTTGACAGATATTGCAGGGGAGAATTTCAGTTTGGGCCTTTCTGGGATCATATGTTGGGTTACTGGAAAGAGAGTTTGGAGAATCCTAGTAAGGTATTGTTCTTGAAGTACGAGGAGATTAAGGAAGAGCCTGATGTTCATCTAAAGCGGATTGCAGCGTTCTTGGATTGCCCATTTTCTGAGGAGGAAAAAGAGTGTGGCGTAGTAGATGGAATCTTGAGGCTTTGTAGCTTCGAAAGCTTGAGCAACTTGGAGGTTAACAAGACTGGAAAGACCATTTTTAGGCAAACTGGGAATCATGCTTTTTTCAGGAAAGGCAAGGTGGGAGATTGGAGGAACCATATGAGTGATGAAATGGCCAACAAACTTGATCAAATTGTTGATGAAAAGTTCAAAGGGACAG GTCAACCTGAAAGACGGGTCAAGGAGCAAGCAACCCGAGGTTGA
- the LOC116019677 gene encoding uncharacterized protein LOC116019677 gives MTGVSDVIMCRGFFVTLDGQAQDLFASLPKGSISAFADLSGQFLSYFASSIPKKKQFTNLCKLDQWSMENLADYLSRWKKEARSLANFDEKMAIPIFTSNIRSRPFHRDLVQNPPKTYAALLDCATRFAEAEEAESKKEEEEQGRWGTPRVPSGTETPAPGPRAVVGPVALSDPIDVFDPNKYYRFHQQHEHDTDECMIIKWQIEKLIQRGYLGQYVKRSGQGRGQGPSNIWKKKGGFELPHRDALVITLDINNTIVHGVLVDIGSSVNVMYYDTFTKLGLSRK, from the exons ATGACGGGGGTGAGTGATGTCATCATGTGTCGGGGTTTCTTTGTGACCCTTGATGGCCAAGCCCAAGACTTATTCGCATCGTTACCTAAAGGGTCCATCTCGGCCTTTGCTGACCTCTCAGGGCAGTTCTTGTCATATTTCGCAAGCAGTATCCCCAAGAAAAAGCAGTTCACCAACCTGTGCAAGTTGGACCAGTGGAGCATGGAAAACCTGGCCGATTACCTATCTAGATGGAAGAAAGAAGCAAGATCGCTCGCGAATTTTGATGAGAAGATGGCTATACCGATCTTCACTAGTAATATCCGATCTAGGCCATTCCACCGAGACCTAGTCCAGAATCCCCCAAAGACATATGCTGCATTGCTAGACTGCGCGACGAGATTTGCCGAGGCAGAAGAGGCAGAAAGtaagaaggaggaggaggaacaAGGAAGATGGGGCACCCCAAGAGTACCGTCGGGCACCGAGACCCCCGCACCCGGACCAAGGGCCGTAGTTGGCCCCGTTGCATTGTCTGACCCCATTGACGTATTCG ACCCAAACAAGTACTATCGTTTCCATCAACAACACGAGCATGACACCGACGAGTGCATGATCATCAAGTGGCAGATTGAGAAACTCATTCAGAGGGGCTACCTCGGTCAATATGTCAAAAGATCGGGGCAAGGCAGAGGTCAAGGACCGAGCAACATATGGAAGAAGAAGGGTGGTTTTGAGCTACCACATCGTGATGCCTTAGTGATCACACTAGACATCAACAACACCATCGTGCACGGAGTACTAGTTGACATAGGGAGCTCAGTGAATGTCATGTATTATGACACGTTCACCAAGCTCGGCCTATCAAGAAAGTAG